A window of the Anthonomus grandis grandis chromosome 9, icAntGran1.3, whole genome shotgun sequence genome harbors these coding sequences:
- the LOC126740504 gene encoding uncharacterized protein LOC126740504 isoform X3: MRENGRFNVHRKISGVYMPFCLFIRNKKTVCVMLCIRTYNNKSDVHVHIGIWFYVCRIICQICIRAMVALRMAETREDSACKVRELIFAYERQNSELEPVEFQGRKRAKSIGNALSYKLFREPDLDIHSMVDIEKELVRIEAHLNYYEVYEKETHVAFQEQLFNVLTTIVNIVPEDHESTILKKKELINETQKLARILNAKLPFGGNVSTKGLRRNYSSVLRKEEAVVTTTSQRSYLSASQSTINETFKSEDSLNSTRDSDIFSPKVDDSSSMVEGPTKEEKSDTVIQETKGYLPSVSRLKKFFSFRRDERPTVNAVPTTHPSISRSQSLSVKSGKYVTKNYQNEQVTVSNETIIPIISEEGKTDDVDIIKSEESNEIKGDIHHNISVSKLKNMFEDVKKDTDEGVGLLTKKQTELRTDFNILPYTEANLGALRLKRTISGNYMNFTGLLRKIDIQKKVDLNKSKSMSDLKSSSYQCEETNLSNEIDDDDDDDDNEDYVHVSIDEVKSASEMNNNILKCTETHQSSTICQSQEETIQSNDEIYMPGKVQILKKNFESLNTSTSKNNNSFKYTSEDINHIIHRTIDPIPNSDSTKEPVLKVPIQLRTGWIDHSLHEESSEDDVSHIIHRTIDPIPNTNNEQEEPILKVPIQLRGFPVHNETTTNIETEEVEWNTPKVTNSDVERTVVDFPQSRAPKITSYQHVWTSELDESGAEKSFSSGTVEILKDGFEKLGKSNLQITDVSSKATEEVYQDSDLEIQIGNITEKSEKIQEEVNLNGTVETLKQTFEHLSTKSEDKDSEAIKHVVPKVTEPVKNIDGTSKESDLVTSELIEKHFKVTDASSQLNSKQSTSVIYSNSHNSSLTNVAENPDRTHMQVSVDLGPNGTVETLKQTFEHLSTKSEDKNSENIKHVVQKVTEYVKNNDDTNKGTEHVTAKLIEEHFKVSESSSPLNSKQSTSVIYSSSHNSSLTNVAENSDRTHLQVPVDLRLRDEEFPTSIYASKSEGVSMSTKSLSSSREQLQSSTGSLQILQSPTAMATLMSSSSLNQSQQISSSSKVTVSYSQKTSVQHTSSTEVSHKVVSSSSLSSHAQNSSYNELYSKNSLDSPDEEESTVTITEIEEPAVTKTKLDFKLSDSQEQLLDDLIEDADSLHSYEDEFKELVDQYK, encoded by the exons tggtGGCATTAAGAATGGCCGAAACACGTGAAGATTCTGCTTGTAAGGTACGGGAACTGATTTTTGCATACGAACGTCAAAACAGTGAGTTGGAACCGGTGGAATTTCAAGGGCGCAAGCGCGCTAAGTCCATAGGCAACGCCTTGTCCTACAAGTTATTCCGAGAACCTGATTTGGATATTCATAGTATGGTAGATATTGAAAAAGAGTTGGTAAGAATTGAGgcacatttaaattattatgaagTCTACGAGAAGGAAACTCATGTGGCGTTTCAAGAACAGCTTTTTAATGTATTAACTACTATTGTCAATATTGTTCCTGAAGACCATGAGAGTACCATACTAAAGAAAAAGGAACTTATTAATGAGACTCAGAAGTTGGCTAGAATTTTAAATGCTAAGTTGCCCTTTGGCGGTAATGTTTCTACCAAAGGGTTAAGAAGAAATTATAGCAGCGTTTTAAGGAAAGAAGAAGCTGTTGTAACAACCACTTCTCAAAGGTCTTATTTATCTGCCAGTCAATCAACTATAAATGAAACTTTCAAATCAGAAGATTCATTAAATTCCACAAGAGATTCAGACATATTTTCACCAAAAGTTGATGACTCCTCTTCTATGGTCGAGGGGCcaactaaagaagaaaaaagtgaTACAGTTATTCAAGAAACCAAAGGGTATTTACCATCAGTTTCGAGactgaaaaagtttttttcatttagacGAGATGAGCGTCCCACAGTTAATGCAGTACCGACAACTCATCCTAGTATCTCCAGATCACAATCTCTTAGTGTAAAATCAGGCaaatatgtaacaaaaaattatcaaaatgaaCAAGTAACTGTTTCCAATGAAACTATTATACCTATTATTTCTGAAGAAGGAAAAACAGATGATGTAGatataataaaaagtgaagAAAGCAATGAAATAAAAGGAGATATTCATCATAACATTTCAGTATccaagttaaaaaatatgtttgaagATGTTAAGAAAGATACTGATGAAG GTGTAGgtttactaacaaaaaaacaaactgaATTACGAACCGATTTTAACATCCTACCTTACACAGAGGCGAACTTGGGGGCTTTAAGGCTTAAACGAACTATTTCAGGGAATTATATGAACTTCACTGGGCTGttgcgaaaaatcgatattcagaaaaaagttgatttaaataAGAGTAAAAGCATGTCAGACCTAAAATCCTCGAGTTATCAGTGTGAGGAGACAAATTTAAGTAACGaaattgatgatgatgatgatgatgatgataatgaGGATTATGTTCATGTGTCAATAGATGAAGTGAAATCGGCAAGCGAgatgaataataatattttaaaatgta CTGAAACTCACCAATCAAGCACTATTTGTCAAAGCCAAGAAGAAACTATTCAAAGTAACGATGAGATTTACATGCCTGGAAAAGTACAGattttgaaaaagaattttG AAAGTCTTAATACTAGTACTAGCAAAAACAATAACAGTTTTAAATATACATCAGAAGACATAAATCATATCATTCATAGAACCATTGATCCAATCCCTAATAGTGATTCTACAAAAGAACCAGTTCTTAAAGTACCTATTCAGCTGAGAACAGGGTGGATCGATCATAGCCTTCATGAGGAAAGCTCAGAAG ATGATGTAAGCCATATAATCCACAGAACAATTGATCCCATACCAAATACAAATAATGAACAGGAAGAACCCATTTTAAAAGTACCTATTCAACTACGAGGTTTTCCAGTCCATAATG AAACTACGACGAATATTGAAACCGAGGAAGTTGAATGGAATACCCCAAAAGTAACCAATTCGGATGTTGAAAGAACCG ttGTAGATTTTCCGCAAAGTAGAGCCCCAAAGATCACTTCATACCAGCATGTTTGGACTAGTGAATTAGATG agTCAGGGGCTGAAAAGTCATTTTCTTCTGGGACTGTTGAAATACTTAAAGATGGTTTTG aaaaactggGAAAATCAAACTTGCAAATCACAGATGTCAGTAGCAAAGCTACTGAAGAAGTTTACCAAGATTCTGATTTAGAAATTCAAATTG gaaaCATAACCGAAAAATCTGAGAAAATCCAAGAAGAAGTAAACTTAAATGGTACAGTGGAAACCTTAAAGCAAACTTTCG aacaTCTTAGCACAAAATCTGAAGATAAAGACTCTGAAGCTATAAAGCATGTAGTTCCAAAGGTAACAGAAcctgtaaaaaatattgatggTACTAGTAAAGAATCCGATCTGGTAACTTCAGAGCtaattgaaaaacattttaaag tGACCGATGCTAGCTCCcaattaaattctaaacaatCTACATCTGTTATTTACTCAAACA GCCATAATAGCAGCCTTACGAATGTGGCTGAAAATCCTGATAGGACTCATATGCAAGTATCTGTAGACTTAGGCCCAAATGGTACTGTGGAAACCTTGAAGCAAACTTTCG aacaCCTTAGCACAAAATCTGAAGATAAAAACTCTGAAAATATAAAGCATGTAGTTCAAAAAGTAAcagaatatgtaaaaaataatgatgataCTAACAAAGGAACTGAACATGTAACTGCAAAGCTAATTGAAGAACATTTTAAAG tgtcCGAGTCTAGCTCGCcattaaattctaaacaatCTACATCCGTTATTTATTCAAGCa GCCATAACAGCAGCCTGACGAATGTGGCAGAAAATTCTGATAGGACTCATTTGCAAGTACCTGTAGATTTAAGACTAAGAGATGAGGAGTTTCCTACATCAATCTACG CTTCTAAATCTGAAGGAGTTTCTATGTCTACTAAGTCCCTATCATCTAGCAGAGAGCAATTGCAGAGCAGTACAGGAAGTTTACAAATTTTACAGTCTCCAACGGCAATGGCCACGTTAATGTCAA gtTCCTCTTTAAATCAAAGCCAACAAATCAGCAGCTCCTCAAAAGTAACGGTATCTTATTCTCAAAAAACTAGTGTGCAACAta cATCCTCCACAGAAGTTTCACACAAAGTAGTATCGTCTTCATCGCTAAGTTCTCATGCCCAAAATTCAAGTTACAATGAACTTTATTCAAAGAACTCTTTGGATT CACCTGATGAAGAAGAAAGTACCGTGACAATAACTGAAATCGAAGAACCTGCTGTGACCAAAACGAAACTCGATTTCAAACTTTCAGATAGTCAAGAACAGTTACTGGACGATTTAATAGAAGATGCTGATTCTCTTCATAGTTATGAAGATGAGTTTAAAGAATTAGTTgatcaatataaataa
- the LOC126740504 gene encoding uncharacterized protein LOC126740504 isoform X6, giving the protein MRENGRFNVHRKISGVYMPFCLFIRNKKTVCVMLCIRTYNNKSDVHVHIGIWFYVCRIICQICIRAMVALRMAETREDSACKVRELIFAYERQNSELEPVEFQGRKRAKSIGNALSYKLFREPDLDIHSMVDIEKELVRIEAHLNYYEVYEKETHVAFQEQLFNVLTTIVNIVPEDHESTILKKKELINETQKLARILNAKLPFGGNVSTKGLRRNYSSVLRKEEAVVTTTSQRSYLSASQSTINETFKSEDSLNSTRDSDIFSPKVDDSSSMVEGPTKEEKSDTVIQETKGYLPSVSRLKKFFSFRRDERPTVNAVPTTHPSISRSQSLSVKSGKYVTKNYQNEQVTVSNETIIPIISEEGKTDDVDIIKSEESNEIKGDIHHNISVSKLKNMFEDVKKDTDEGVGLLTKKQTELRTDFNILPYTEANLGALRLKRTISGNYMNFTGLLRKIDIQKKVDLNKSKSMSDLKSSSYQCEETNLSNEIDDDDDDDDNEDYVHVSIDEVKSASEMNNNILKCTETHQSSTICQSQEETIQSNDEIYMPGKVQILKKNFESLNTSTSKNNNSFKYTSEDINHIIHRTIDPIPNSDSTKEPVLKVPIQLRTGWIDHSLHEESSEETDDVSHIIHRTIDPIPNTNNEQEEPILKVPIQLRGFPVHNETTTNIETEEVEWNTPKVTNSDVERTVVDFPQSRAPKITSYQHVWTSELDESGAEKSFSSGTVEILKDGFEKLGKSNLQITDVSSKATEEVYQDSDLEIQIGNITEKSEKIQEEVNLNGTVETLKQTFEHLSTKSEDKDSEAIKHVVPKVTEPVKNIDGTSKESDLVTSELIEKHFKVTDASSQLNSKQSTSVIYSNSHNSSLTNVAENPDRTHMQVSVDLGPNGTVETLKQTFEHLSTKSEDKNSENIKHVVQKVTEYVKNNDDTNKGTEHVTAKLIEEHFKVSESSSPLNSKQSTSVIYSSSHNSSLTNVAENSDRTHLQVPVDLRLRDEEFPTSIYASKSEGVSMSTKSLSSSREQLQSSTGSLQILQSPTAMATLMSTPDEEESTVTITEIEEPAVTKTKLDFKLSDSQEQLLDDLIEDADSLHSYEDEFKELVDQYK; this is encoded by the exons tggtGGCATTAAGAATGGCCGAAACACGTGAAGATTCTGCTTGTAAGGTACGGGAACTGATTTTTGCATACGAACGTCAAAACAGTGAGTTGGAACCGGTGGAATTTCAAGGGCGCAAGCGCGCTAAGTCCATAGGCAACGCCTTGTCCTACAAGTTATTCCGAGAACCTGATTTGGATATTCATAGTATGGTAGATATTGAAAAAGAGTTGGTAAGAATTGAGgcacatttaaattattatgaagTCTACGAGAAGGAAACTCATGTGGCGTTTCAAGAACAGCTTTTTAATGTATTAACTACTATTGTCAATATTGTTCCTGAAGACCATGAGAGTACCATACTAAAGAAAAAGGAACTTATTAATGAGACTCAGAAGTTGGCTAGAATTTTAAATGCTAAGTTGCCCTTTGGCGGTAATGTTTCTACCAAAGGGTTAAGAAGAAATTATAGCAGCGTTTTAAGGAAAGAAGAAGCTGTTGTAACAACCACTTCTCAAAGGTCTTATTTATCTGCCAGTCAATCAACTATAAATGAAACTTTCAAATCAGAAGATTCATTAAATTCCACAAGAGATTCAGACATATTTTCACCAAAAGTTGATGACTCCTCTTCTATGGTCGAGGGGCcaactaaagaagaaaaaagtgaTACAGTTATTCAAGAAACCAAAGGGTATTTACCATCAGTTTCGAGactgaaaaagtttttttcatttagacGAGATGAGCGTCCCACAGTTAATGCAGTACCGACAACTCATCCTAGTATCTCCAGATCACAATCTCTTAGTGTAAAATCAGGCaaatatgtaacaaaaaattatcaaaatgaaCAAGTAACTGTTTCCAATGAAACTATTATACCTATTATTTCTGAAGAAGGAAAAACAGATGATGTAGatataataaaaagtgaagAAAGCAATGAAATAAAAGGAGATATTCATCATAACATTTCAGTATccaagttaaaaaatatgtttgaagATGTTAAGAAAGATACTGATGAAG GTGTAGgtttactaacaaaaaaacaaactgaATTACGAACCGATTTTAACATCCTACCTTACACAGAGGCGAACTTGGGGGCTTTAAGGCTTAAACGAACTATTTCAGGGAATTATATGAACTTCACTGGGCTGttgcgaaaaatcgatattcagaaaaaagttgatttaaataAGAGTAAAAGCATGTCAGACCTAAAATCCTCGAGTTATCAGTGTGAGGAGACAAATTTAAGTAACGaaattgatgatgatgatgatgatgatgataatgaGGATTATGTTCATGTGTCAATAGATGAAGTGAAATCGGCAAGCGAgatgaataataatattttaaaatgta CTGAAACTCACCAATCAAGCACTATTTGTCAAAGCCAAGAAGAAACTATTCAAAGTAACGATGAGATTTACATGCCTGGAAAAGTACAGattttgaaaaagaattttG AAAGTCTTAATACTAGTACTAGCAAAAACAATAACAGTTTTAAATATACATCAGAAGACATAAATCATATCATTCATAGAACCATTGATCCAATCCCTAATAGTGATTCTACAAAAGAACCAGTTCTTAAAGTACCTATTCAGCTGAGAACAGGGTGGATCGATCATAGCCTTCATGAGGAAAGCTCAGAAG AAACAGATGATGTAAGCCATATAATCCACAGAACAATTGATCCCATACCAAATACAAATAATGAACAGGAAGAACCCATTTTAAAAGTACCTATTCAACTACGAGGTTTTCCAGTCCATAATG AAACTACGACGAATATTGAAACCGAGGAAGTTGAATGGAATACCCCAAAAGTAACCAATTCGGATGTTGAAAGAACCG ttGTAGATTTTCCGCAAAGTAGAGCCCCAAAGATCACTTCATACCAGCATGTTTGGACTAGTGAATTAGATG agTCAGGGGCTGAAAAGTCATTTTCTTCTGGGACTGTTGAAATACTTAAAGATGGTTTTG aaaaactggGAAAATCAAACTTGCAAATCACAGATGTCAGTAGCAAAGCTACTGAAGAAGTTTACCAAGATTCTGATTTAGAAATTCAAATTG gaaaCATAACCGAAAAATCTGAGAAAATCCAAGAAGAAGTAAACTTAAATGGTACAGTGGAAACCTTAAAGCAAACTTTCG aacaTCTTAGCACAAAATCTGAAGATAAAGACTCTGAAGCTATAAAGCATGTAGTTCCAAAGGTAACAGAAcctgtaaaaaatattgatggTACTAGTAAAGAATCCGATCTGGTAACTTCAGAGCtaattgaaaaacattttaaag tGACCGATGCTAGCTCCcaattaaattctaaacaatCTACATCTGTTATTTACTCAAACA GCCATAATAGCAGCCTTACGAATGTGGCTGAAAATCCTGATAGGACTCATATGCAAGTATCTGTAGACTTAGGCCCAAATGGTACTGTGGAAACCTTGAAGCAAACTTTCG aacaCCTTAGCACAAAATCTGAAGATAAAAACTCTGAAAATATAAAGCATGTAGTTCAAAAAGTAAcagaatatgtaaaaaataatgatgataCTAACAAAGGAACTGAACATGTAACTGCAAAGCTAATTGAAGAACATTTTAAAG tgtcCGAGTCTAGCTCGCcattaaattctaaacaatCTACATCCGTTATTTATTCAAGCa GCCATAACAGCAGCCTGACGAATGTGGCAGAAAATTCTGATAGGACTCATTTGCAAGTACCTGTAGATTTAAGACTAAGAGATGAGGAGTTTCCTACATCAATCTACG CTTCTAAATCTGAAGGAGTTTCTATGTCTACTAAGTCCCTATCATCTAGCAGAGAGCAATTGCAGAGCAGTACAGGAAGTTTACAAATTTTACAGTCTCCAACGGCAATGGCCACGTTAATGTCAA CACCTGATGAAGAAGAAAGTACCGTGACAATAACTGAAATCGAAGAACCTGCTGTGACCAAAACGAAACTCGATTTCAAACTTTCAGATAGTCAAGAACAGTTACTGGACGATTTAATAGAAGATGCTGATTCTCTTCATAGTTATGAAGATGAGTTTAAAGAATTAGTTgatcaatataaataa
- the LOC126740504 gene encoding uncharacterized protein LOC126740504 isoform X4 produces MRENGRFNVHRKISGVYMPFCLFIRNKKTVCVMLCIRTYNNKSDVHVHIGIWFYVCRIICQICIRAMVALRMAETREDSACKVRELIFAYERQNSELEPVEFQGRKRAKSIGNALSYKLFREPDLDIHSMVDIEKELVRIEAHLNYYEVYEKETHVAFQEQLFNVLTTIVNIVPEDHESTILKKKELINETQKLARILNAKLPFGGNVSTKGLRRNYSSVLRKEEAVVTTTSQRSYLSASQSTINETFKSEDSLNSTRDSDIFSPKVDDSSSMVEGPTKEEKSDTVIQETKGYLPSVSRLKKFFSFRRDERPTVNAVPTTHPSISRSQSLSVKSGKYVTKNYQNEQVTVSNETIIPIISEEGKTDDVDIIKSEESNEIKGDIHHNISVSKLKNMFEDVKKDTDEGVGLLTKKQTELRTDFNILPYTEANLGALRLKRTISGNYMNFTGLLRKIDIQKKVDLNKSKSMSDLKSSSYQCEETNLSNEIDDDDDDDDNEDYVHVSIDEVKSASEMNNNILKCTETHQSSTICQSQEETIQSNDEIYMPGKVQILKKNFESLNTSTSKNNNSFKYTSEDINHIIHRTIDPIPNSDSTKEPVLKVPIQLRTGWIDHSLHEESSEETDDVSHIIHRTIDPIPNTNNEQEEPILKVPIQLRGFPVHNETTTNIETEEVEWNTPKVTNSDVERTVVDFPQSRAPKITSYQHVWTSELDGAEKSFSSGTVEILKDGFEKLGKSNLQITDVSSKATEEVYQDSDLEIQIGNITEKSEKIQEEVNLNGTVETLKQTFEHLSTKSEDKDSEAIKHVVPKVTEPVKNIDGTSKESDLVTSELIEKHFKVTDASSQLNSKQSTSVIYSNSHNSSLTNVAENPDRTHMQVSVDLGPNGTVETLKQTFEHLSTKSEDKNSENIKHVVQKVTEYVKNNDDTNKGTEHVTAKLIEEHFKVSESSSPLNSKQSTSVIYSSSHNSSLTNVAENSDRTHLQVPVDLRLRDEEFPTSIYASKSEGVSMSTKSLSSSREQLQSSTGSLQILQSPTAMATLMSSSSLNQSQQISSSSKVTVSYSQKTSVQHTSSTEVSHKVVSSSSLSSHAQNSSYNELYSKNSLDSPDEEESTVTITEIEEPAVTKTKLDFKLSDSQEQLLDDLIEDADSLHSYEDEFKELVDQYK; encoded by the exons tggtGGCATTAAGAATGGCCGAAACACGTGAAGATTCTGCTTGTAAGGTACGGGAACTGATTTTTGCATACGAACGTCAAAACAGTGAGTTGGAACCGGTGGAATTTCAAGGGCGCAAGCGCGCTAAGTCCATAGGCAACGCCTTGTCCTACAAGTTATTCCGAGAACCTGATTTGGATATTCATAGTATGGTAGATATTGAAAAAGAGTTGGTAAGAATTGAGgcacatttaaattattatgaagTCTACGAGAAGGAAACTCATGTGGCGTTTCAAGAACAGCTTTTTAATGTATTAACTACTATTGTCAATATTGTTCCTGAAGACCATGAGAGTACCATACTAAAGAAAAAGGAACTTATTAATGAGACTCAGAAGTTGGCTAGAATTTTAAATGCTAAGTTGCCCTTTGGCGGTAATGTTTCTACCAAAGGGTTAAGAAGAAATTATAGCAGCGTTTTAAGGAAAGAAGAAGCTGTTGTAACAACCACTTCTCAAAGGTCTTATTTATCTGCCAGTCAATCAACTATAAATGAAACTTTCAAATCAGAAGATTCATTAAATTCCACAAGAGATTCAGACATATTTTCACCAAAAGTTGATGACTCCTCTTCTATGGTCGAGGGGCcaactaaagaagaaaaaagtgaTACAGTTATTCAAGAAACCAAAGGGTATTTACCATCAGTTTCGAGactgaaaaagtttttttcatttagacGAGATGAGCGTCCCACAGTTAATGCAGTACCGACAACTCATCCTAGTATCTCCAGATCACAATCTCTTAGTGTAAAATCAGGCaaatatgtaacaaaaaattatcaaaatgaaCAAGTAACTGTTTCCAATGAAACTATTATACCTATTATTTCTGAAGAAGGAAAAACAGATGATGTAGatataataaaaagtgaagAAAGCAATGAAATAAAAGGAGATATTCATCATAACATTTCAGTATccaagttaaaaaatatgtttgaagATGTTAAGAAAGATACTGATGAAG GTGTAGgtttactaacaaaaaaacaaactgaATTACGAACCGATTTTAACATCCTACCTTACACAGAGGCGAACTTGGGGGCTTTAAGGCTTAAACGAACTATTTCAGGGAATTATATGAACTTCACTGGGCTGttgcgaaaaatcgatattcagaaaaaagttgatttaaataAGAGTAAAAGCATGTCAGACCTAAAATCCTCGAGTTATCAGTGTGAGGAGACAAATTTAAGTAACGaaattgatgatgatgatgatgatgatgataatgaGGATTATGTTCATGTGTCAATAGATGAAGTGAAATCGGCAAGCGAgatgaataataatattttaaaatgta CTGAAACTCACCAATCAAGCACTATTTGTCAAAGCCAAGAAGAAACTATTCAAAGTAACGATGAGATTTACATGCCTGGAAAAGTACAGattttgaaaaagaattttG AAAGTCTTAATACTAGTACTAGCAAAAACAATAACAGTTTTAAATATACATCAGAAGACATAAATCATATCATTCATAGAACCATTGATCCAATCCCTAATAGTGATTCTACAAAAGAACCAGTTCTTAAAGTACCTATTCAGCTGAGAACAGGGTGGATCGATCATAGCCTTCATGAGGAAAGCTCAGAAG AAACAGATGATGTAAGCCATATAATCCACAGAACAATTGATCCCATACCAAATACAAATAATGAACAGGAAGAACCCATTTTAAAAGTACCTATTCAACTACGAGGTTTTCCAGTCCATAATG AAACTACGACGAATATTGAAACCGAGGAAGTTGAATGGAATACCCCAAAAGTAACCAATTCGGATGTTGAAAGAACCG ttGTAGATTTTCCGCAAAGTAGAGCCCCAAAGATCACTTCATACCAGCATGTTTGGACTAGTGAATTAGATG GGGCTGAAAAGTCATTTTCTTCTGGGACTGTTGAAATACTTAAAGATGGTTTTG aaaaactggGAAAATCAAACTTGCAAATCACAGATGTCAGTAGCAAAGCTACTGAAGAAGTTTACCAAGATTCTGATTTAGAAATTCAAATTG gaaaCATAACCGAAAAATCTGAGAAAATCCAAGAAGAAGTAAACTTAAATGGTACAGTGGAAACCTTAAAGCAAACTTTCG aacaTCTTAGCACAAAATCTGAAGATAAAGACTCTGAAGCTATAAAGCATGTAGTTCCAAAGGTAACAGAAcctgtaaaaaatattgatggTACTAGTAAAGAATCCGATCTGGTAACTTCAGAGCtaattgaaaaacattttaaag tGACCGATGCTAGCTCCcaattaaattctaaacaatCTACATCTGTTATTTACTCAAACA GCCATAATAGCAGCCTTACGAATGTGGCTGAAAATCCTGATAGGACTCATATGCAAGTATCTGTAGACTTAGGCCCAAATGGTACTGTGGAAACCTTGAAGCAAACTTTCG aacaCCTTAGCACAAAATCTGAAGATAAAAACTCTGAAAATATAAAGCATGTAGTTCAAAAAGTAAcagaatatgtaaaaaataatgatgataCTAACAAAGGAACTGAACATGTAACTGCAAAGCTAATTGAAGAACATTTTAAAG tgtcCGAGTCTAGCTCGCcattaaattctaaacaatCTACATCCGTTATTTATTCAAGCa GCCATAACAGCAGCCTGACGAATGTGGCAGAAAATTCTGATAGGACTCATTTGCAAGTACCTGTAGATTTAAGACTAAGAGATGAGGAGTTTCCTACATCAATCTACG CTTCTAAATCTGAAGGAGTTTCTATGTCTACTAAGTCCCTATCATCTAGCAGAGAGCAATTGCAGAGCAGTACAGGAAGTTTACAAATTTTACAGTCTCCAACGGCAATGGCCACGTTAATGTCAA gtTCCTCTTTAAATCAAAGCCAACAAATCAGCAGCTCCTCAAAAGTAACGGTATCTTATTCTCAAAAAACTAGTGTGCAACAta cATCCTCCACAGAAGTTTCACACAAAGTAGTATCGTCTTCATCGCTAAGTTCTCATGCCCAAAATTCAAGTTACAATGAACTTTATTCAAAGAACTCTTTGGATT CACCTGATGAAGAAGAAAGTACCGTGACAATAACTGAAATCGAAGAACCTGCTGTGACCAAAACGAAACTCGATTTCAAACTTTCAGATAGTCAAGAACAGTTACTGGACGATTTAATAGAAGATGCTGATTCTCTTCATAGTTATGAAGATGAGTTTAAAGAATTAGTTgatcaatataaataa